A single region of the Polymorphum gilvum SL003B-26A1 genome encodes:
- the cbiB gene encoding adenosylcobinamide-phosphate synthase CbiB — protein sequence MLLFPDCLWLLLLALVLDGLIGDPAPLWRRLPHPVTWIAAGIGLCDRHLNKEAMTPERRRAAGVATLVLLVGMSLILGWIVQAMLSAMTYGWILIGLIASVLIAQKSLYQHVAAVAAGLTRDGLASGRRAVAMIVGRDPERLDEAGVARAAIESAAENFSDGVVAPALWFALLGLPGLVAYKAVNTADSMIGHKTDRHRDFGWAAARFDDLVNLPASRLSGLLIALVAPIAGGSATAALASVRRDAAKHRSPNAGWPEAAMAGALGIALAGPRAYAGYTVDDPFLNAAGRRDLTARDIHRALATMAGACVLLALLVLIAATGFTLAATVPSA from the coding sequence ATGCTCCTGTTTCCCGACTGCCTCTGGCTGCTGCTCCTCGCCCTTGTCCTCGACGGACTGATCGGCGACCCGGCTCCGCTGTGGCGCCGCCTGCCCCACCCCGTGACCTGGATTGCTGCCGGAATAGGCTTGTGCGACAGGCACTTGAACAAGGAGGCCATGACCCCTGAGCGCCGTCGCGCAGCCGGTGTCGCGACCCTCGTCCTGCTGGTCGGCATGAGTCTTATCCTCGGCTGGATCGTTCAGGCTATGCTCTCGGCCATGACCTACGGATGGATCCTGATCGGCCTGATCGCCTCGGTGCTGATCGCGCAGAAAAGCCTCTACCAGCACGTCGCCGCCGTCGCCGCGGGGCTGACGCGCGACGGCCTTGCCAGCGGCCGGCGCGCCGTGGCGATGATCGTCGGGCGAGATCCGGAGCGGCTGGACGAAGCGGGCGTGGCGCGGGCGGCGATCGAATCGGCGGCGGAGAACTTCTCCGACGGCGTGGTCGCGCCGGCGCTGTGGTTCGCCCTGCTCGGCCTGCCCGGCCTGGTCGCATACAAGGCGGTCAACACCGCGGATTCGATGATCGGCCACAAGACCGACCGCCACCGCGATTTCGGCTGGGCGGCGGCGCGCTTCGACGACCTGGTCAACCTGCCGGCCTCGCGTCTGTCGGGCCTGCTGATCGCGCTGGTCGCGCCGATCGCCGGCGGCAGCGCAACGGCAGCGCTGGCGAGCGTGCGCCGCGACGCGGCCAAGCACCGCTCGCCCAACGCCGGCTGGCCCGAGGCGGCGATGGCCGGGGCGCTCGGCATCGCGCTCGCCGGCCCGCGCGCCTATGCCGGCTACACGGTCGACGACCCGTTCCTGAACGCCGCCGGGCGCCGGGACCTGACGGCACGAGACATCCACCGGGCGCTTGCGACCATGGCAGGGGCTTGCGTCCTGCTCGCTTTGCTGGTCTTGATTGCTGCAACGGGTTTCACCTTAGCCGCCACAGTTCCGAGCGCCTGA
- the cobD gene encoding threonine-phosphate decarboxylase CobD has product MKHGGDLAEACERYGGRTGDWLDLSTGINPHAYPVPAALPTDCWTQLPTQAALDRLLGAARKAYRCPPATGLVAAPGTQAILAWLPLILPDGDVAVVSPTYSSHAEAWRRAGRQVTEIGHPFAAPAQTRIVVLVNPNNPDGRLSDPKSLLDLARQMAARGGWLVVDEAFADVVPGASLLPHLADEPVLVLRSFGKFFGLAGLRLGFLAGPPEATDRLAGQLDSWAVSGPALAIGRIALADEPWQEAMRNRLADEMADLTLALSEAGLTVFGGTTLYALAAHGNAHGLHRALARRRIWTRVFDYAPTWLRVGLPPDPVARARLTAALAEAEKEL; this is encoded by the coding sequence ATGAAGCATGGCGGCGACCTGGCCGAGGCCTGCGAACGCTACGGCGGACGGACCGGGGACTGGCTCGACCTGTCGACCGGCATCAATCCGCATGCCTATCCCGTCCCGGCCGCGCTGCCGACGGACTGCTGGACGCAGTTGCCGACCCAGGCGGCGCTCGACCGGCTGCTCGGCGCCGCGCGCAAGGCCTATCGCTGTCCACCGGCAACCGGCCTCGTCGCCGCGCCGGGAACCCAGGCGATCCTGGCCTGGCTACCGCTGATCCTGCCGGACGGCGACGTCGCCGTCGTCTCGCCGACCTATTCGAGCCATGCCGAGGCCTGGCGCCGGGCCGGGCGACAGGTCACGGAAATCGGCCATCCCTTTGCCGCGCCAGCGCAAACCCGGATCGTCGTGCTGGTCAATCCGAACAATCCGGACGGCCGCCTCAGCGACCCGAAATCCCTCCTCGACCTCGCCCGCCAGATGGCGGCACGCGGCGGCTGGCTGGTCGTCGACGAGGCCTTCGCGGATGTCGTGCCCGGCGCCAGCCTGCTGCCGCACCTCGCCGACGAGCCGGTTCTGGTACTGCGCTCCTTCGGCAAGTTCTTCGGCCTCGCCGGCCTGCGGCTCGGCTTCCTGGCCGGCCCACCGGAGGCGACCGACCGGCTTGCCGGACAGCTGGACAGCTGGGCCGTCAGCGGCCCGGCGCTGGCGATCGGCCGCATCGCCCTGGCCGACGAACCCTGGCAGGAGGCAATGCGCAACCGGCTGGCCGACGAGATGGCCGACCTCACGCTGGCGCTGTCGGAGGCCGGCCTGACGGTGTTCGGTGGCACGACGCTCTATGCCCTCGCCGCCCACGGCAACGCCCACGGCCTGCACCGGGCGCTGGCGCGCCGGCGCATCTGGACCCGGGTCTTCGACTACGCGCCGACCTGGCTGCGCGTCGGCCTGCCGCCGGATCCGGTCGCCCGCGCCCGCCTGACGGCGGCATTGGCAGAGGCCGAAAAGGAGCTGTAG
- a CDS encoding protein-L-isoaspartate O-methyltransferase family protein, whose amino-acid sequence MADYAQSRTRMVNTQLRTNDVTDHRILDAMESVPRELFVAASRRPIAYIDEDIAISDAAPGRYLMKPHVFAKLIQLAAVRPEDVVLVVGAGSGYSAAVLAKLAGMVVAVEENPDLAAMASEILVEQGIENAAVIEGKLTDGCASEGPYDVIVFDGAIEVLPERLAGQLKRGGRMVAIEGRGGAGIAKLYQDSGESIGARFAFNASAHVLPGFEKAREFQF is encoded by the coding sequence ATGGCTGACTATGCGCAATCCCGCACGCGGATGGTGAACACCCAGCTGAGGACGAACGACGTCACCGACCATCGGATCCTCGATGCGATGGAAAGCGTTCCGCGCGAGCTGTTTGTCGCCGCCTCCAGACGGCCGATCGCCTATATCGACGAGGACATCGCCATTTCCGACGCGGCACCCGGCCGCTACCTGATGAAGCCGCATGTCTTCGCCAAGCTGATCCAGCTCGCCGCGGTCAGGCCCGAGGACGTTGTCCTGGTCGTCGGCGCCGGCTCCGGCTACAGCGCCGCCGTCCTGGCCAAGCTGGCCGGCATGGTCGTGGCCGTGGAGGAGAATCCGGATCTTGCCGCGATGGCGAGCGAGATCCTGGTGGAGCAGGGCATCGAGAACGCGGCGGTGATCGAGGGCAAGCTGACCGACGGCTGCGCCAGCGAAGGGCCCTACGACGTCATCGTCTTCGATGGCGCCATCGAGGTGCTGCCCGAGCGGCTCGCCGGCCAGTTGAAGCGCGGCGGTCGCATGGTCGCGATCGAGGGGCGCGGCGGCGCCGGCATCGCGAAGCTCTATCAGGATTCGGGCGAATCGATCGGCGCGCGCTTCGCCTTCAATGCGTCCGCGCATGTCCTTCCGGGCTTTGAAAAGGCCCGGGAATTCCAGTTCTGA
- a CDS encoding TolC family outer membrane protein: MLFRVSLTAAFTGLAVLSATSLATAETITEALALAYANNPTLNAARAQLRGVDENVPQALSGWRPTVTAGAGVGGIRSSAAGRETYRNNASISLSVQQALFRGFRTVNSTRQAEAIVRAQRESLNATEQDVLLSAAQAYVDVIRDTALVSLQRSDLEFLGEQVRAARDRFEVGEGTRTDVSQAEARYAEAQANLNSAIANLTSSRAVYRQIVGVEARNLSASTAISRFVPKSMDEAMRIGDQMQPLIRQAQHLVDAATFSVKTIEGELLPTVSLEGSIERQWNPSSSVSTSNSASVFGRVSIPIYQGGAVHSRVRQAKEELGQAQIQLDVVRDRIRANVISAWGQYQAAEASISAAQAAVSAQQLALEGVIEEQRVGQRTTLDVLDAQRELVNQRVNLVTAQRNRIVGGYQLVSAIGRLDAEFLGLPVARYEPTQHYEKVRDKWFGLRTPDGR, translated from the coding sequence GTGCTTTTTCGCGTCTCACTGACCGCCGCCTTCACAGGCCTCGCCGTCCTGTCCGCAACCTCCCTGGCGACCGCGGAAACGATTACCGAAGCGCTCGCCCTGGCTTACGCGAACAATCCGACGCTCAACGCGGCGCGCGCCCAACTGCGCGGCGTCGACGAGAACGTGCCCCAGGCGCTGTCGGGCTGGCGGCCGACGGTCACGGCGGGCGCCGGCGTCGGCGGCATCCGCTCCAGCGCCGCGGGCCGCGAGACCTACCGCAACAACGCGTCGATCTCGCTGAGCGTGCAGCAGGCGCTGTTCCGCGGCTTTCGGACCGTCAACTCGACGCGCCAGGCCGAGGCGATCGTGCGCGCGCAGCGCGAAAGCCTGAACGCGACCGAGCAGGACGTCCTCCTGTCGGCGGCCCAGGCTTATGTCGACGTGATCCGCGACACCGCCCTCGTCTCGCTCCAGCGCAGCGATCTTGAGTTCCTCGGCGAACAGGTCCGCGCCGCGCGCGACCGGTTCGAGGTCGGGGAAGGGACGCGCACCGACGTCTCCCAGGCCGAAGCACGCTATGCCGAGGCCCAGGCCAACCTGAACTCCGCCATCGCCAATCTGACCTCCAGCCGGGCGGTCTATCGCCAGATCGTCGGCGTCGAGGCGCGCAACCTCTCGGCCAGCACGGCGATCAGCCGGTTCGTGCCGAAGTCGATGGACGAGGCCATGCGCATCGGCGACCAGATGCAGCCTTTGATCAGGCAGGCCCAGCACCTGGTGGATGCCGCCACATTCAGCGTCAAGACTATCGAGGGCGAACTGCTGCCCACCGTGTCGCTGGAAGGATCGATCGAACGGCAGTGGAACCCGTCGTCGTCGGTCAGCACCAGCAACAGCGCCTCCGTCTTCGGGCGCGTTAGCATCCCGATCTACCAGGGCGGCGCCGTCCACTCGCGGGTGCGCCAGGCCAAGGAGGAACTCGGCCAGGCGCAGATCCAGCTCGATGTCGTGCGTGACCGCATTCGCGCCAACGTGATCTCTGCTTGGGGCCAGTACCAGGCCGCCGAAGCCTCGATCAGCGCGGCCCAGGCGGCGGTCTCGGCGCAGCAGCTGGCGCTGGAAGGCGTCATCGAGGAACAGCGTGTCGGCCAGCGGACGACGCTGGACGTGCTCGACGCCCAGCGCGAACTGGTCAACCAGCGGGTCAACCTGGTGACGGCGCAGCGCAACCGGATCGTCGGCGGCTACCAGCTCGTTTCCGCGATCGGCCGGCTGGACGCCGAATTCCTCGGCCTGCCGGTCGCCCGCTACGAGCCGACCCAGCACTACGAAAAGGTGCGCGACAAGTGGTTCGGCCTGCGCACGCCGGACGGCCGCTGA
- a CDS encoding DUF2497 domain-containing protein, producing the protein MSKASQAQEPSMEEILASIRRIISDEESPAGGKEGEGDADVLDSFGAAGGDDVEMSQDDLDKLFDSDDSSGDADMAAFDEEDADDVLELTEELAVDDDEEGSGEDPFAIDVEAVVDDGDIAFVDDDVLPIEPAKARPAPVMTSSIDLDSLEPLEDEAPLTSDMTGAAVHAAFENLSTTVLNANARTLEDLVKDMLRPMLKAWLDQNLPGMVERLVRQEIERVTRKR; encoded by the coding sequence ATGTCCAAGGCGAGTCAGGCCCAAGAACCCTCGATGGAGGAGATCCTTGCGTCGATACGCCGGATCATTTCGGATGAGGAAAGCCCGGCAGGCGGCAAGGAAGGCGAGGGCGATGCGGACGTCCTCGATTCGTTCGGTGCAGCGGGTGGCGACGACGTCGAGATGTCCCAGGACGATCTCGACAAGCTGTTCGATTCCGATGATTCGTCCGGCGATGCGGACATGGCGGCGTTCGACGAGGAAGACGCCGACGACGTGCTCGAACTGACCGAGGAACTGGCGGTCGACGACGACGAGGAGGGCTCCGGCGAGGATCCGTTCGCCATCGATGTCGAAGCCGTCGTCGATGATGGCGACATCGCCTTCGTCGACGACGACGTGCTGCCGATCGAACCGGCGAAGGCGCGCCCGGCTCCGGTCATGACCTCCAGCATCGATCTCGACAGCCTGGAGCCCCTGGAGGACGAGGCGCCGCTGACTTCGGACATGACCGGAGCGGCCGTGCATGCGGCGTTCGAGAACCTGTCGACCACCGTCCTGAATGCCAATGCCCGCACCCTTGAGGATCTGGTCAAGGACATGCTGCGGCCGATGCTCAAGGCCTGGCTCGACCAGAACCTGCCCGGCATGGTCGAGCGACTGGTGCGCCAGGAAATCGAGCGGGTAACCCGCAAGCGCTGA
- a CDS encoding valine--tRNA ligase — MLEKTYDAASVEPRIYDTWEKAEAFSAGAGAGAGSPSYTIVIPPPNVTGSLHMGHALNNTLQDVLVRFERMRGKDVLWQPGMDHAGIATQMVVERQLMERQEPGRRDMGRDAFVQRVWEWKAESGGMILNQLKRLGASCDWSRERFTMDEGLSAAVLEVFVSLYRDGLIYKDKRLVNWDPKLLTAISDLEVQQVELKGNLWHFRYPLEDGLTYRHPVAFDEDGTPTEFEIRDYIVVATTRPETMLGDTAVAVNPEDPRYRDLIGRHVILPLVGRRIPIVGDDYADPTAGSGAVKITPAHDFNDFEVGKRHDLPMISVLDREARVILKDNAEFLAGVAKGAMLDETIAAFDGLDRFAARKRLVERMEAAGCLDRIEDHVHMVPHGDRGGVPIEPLLTDQWYVDAATLAKPAIASVREGRTSFVPKNWEKTYFEWMENIQPWCISRQLWWGHQIPAWYGPDGHLFVEKDEATALAAAQAHYGTPVRVVAMEQALAAWEKGTATTETLLYRDEDVLDTWFSSALWPFSTLGWPDKTPELARYFPTSVLITGFDIIFFWVARMMMMSLHFMKTEPFETVYIHALVRDEKGQKMSKSKGNVIDPLSLVEEFGADALRFTLTAMAAQGRDIKLATSRVGGYRNFATKLWNAARFAEMNGCRRVAGFDPNGVTHTLNRWIATETGRCAEEVTAALESYRFNDAANVVYRFVWNTYCDWFLELAKPVFNGSDEAVKAETRATAAWALDEILKILHPFMPFLTEELWARLGDGAELPGGRLLMLTPWPTATMADAASADEINWLVELISEIRSVRAEMNVPAGAQVPIVIVGAGETTLSRIRTHEAAILRLARADSIALADVLPKGAAQIIIGDATVCLPLEGVIDLDAERARLEKELDKLDGEIVRIEKKLSNPSFVERAPEEVVEGEREKLAEFAARKEQMRAALQRLSAAA, encoded by the coding sequence ATGCTGGAAAAGACCTACGACGCCGCGTCCGTCGAGCCGCGGATCTACGACACCTGGGAAAAGGCCGAAGCCTTCAGCGCCGGTGCCGGCGCGGGCGCAGGTTCGCCCTCCTACACCATCGTGATCCCGCCGCCGAACGTCACCGGCTCGCTGCACATGGGGCACGCGCTCAACAACACGCTGCAGGACGTACTGGTGCGCTTCGAGCGCATGCGCGGCAAGGACGTGCTGTGGCAGCCGGGTATGGACCATGCCGGCATCGCGACCCAGATGGTGGTCGAGCGCCAGCTCATGGAGCGCCAGGAACCGGGCCGGCGCGACATGGGCCGCGACGCCTTCGTCCAGCGGGTGTGGGAATGGAAGGCCGAATCCGGCGGCATGATCCTCAACCAGCTCAAGCGCCTGGGCGCCTCCTGCGACTGGAGCCGCGAACGCTTCACCATGGACGAGGGCCTGTCGGCGGCGGTTCTCGAAGTGTTCGTCTCGCTCTACAGGGACGGCCTGATCTACAAGGATAAGCGGCTGGTCAACTGGGATCCGAAGCTCCTGACCGCGATTTCCGACCTGGAGGTCCAGCAGGTCGAGCTCAAGGGCAACCTGTGGCACTTCCGCTATCCGCTGGAAGACGGTCTGACCTATCGCCACCCGGTCGCCTTCGACGAGGATGGCACCCCGACCGAGTTCGAGATCCGCGACTACATCGTCGTGGCGACGACCCGTCCGGAGACCATGCTCGGCGACACGGCGGTGGCCGTGAACCCGGAGGATCCGCGCTACCGGGACCTGATCGGCCGGCACGTGATCCTGCCGCTGGTCGGCCGGCGCATCCCGATCGTCGGCGACGACTACGCCGACCCGACCGCCGGTTCGGGCGCAGTCAAGATCACGCCTGCCCATGATTTCAACGACTTCGAGGTCGGCAAGCGGCATGATCTGCCGATGATCAGCGTGCTCGACCGCGAGGCCCGGGTGATCCTGAAGGACAACGCGGAGTTCCTCGCCGGCGTCGCCAAGGGCGCGATGCTCGACGAGACCATCGCCGCCTTCGACGGCCTCGACCGCTTCGCCGCCCGCAAGCGCCTGGTCGAACGCATGGAGGCGGCCGGCTGCCTCGACCGCATCGAGGACCATGTCCACATGGTCCCGCACGGCGACCGCGGCGGCGTGCCGATCGAGCCGCTGCTGACAGACCAGTGGTACGTCGACGCCGCGACCCTGGCGAAGCCGGCCATCGCGTCGGTGCGCGAGGGTCGCACCAGCTTCGTGCCGAAGAACTGGGAAAAGACCTATTTCGAGTGGATGGAGAACATCCAGCCCTGGTGCATCTCGCGCCAGCTGTGGTGGGGCCACCAGATTCCGGCCTGGTACGGACCAGACGGCCACCTGTTCGTGGAAAAGGACGAGGCAACGGCCCTGGCCGCTGCGCAGGCGCATTACGGCACGCCGGTGCGTGTCGTCGCGATGGAGCAGGCGCTCGCCGCCTGGGAGAAAGGCACGGCGACGACAGAGACGCTCCTCTACCGCGACGAGGACGTGCTCGACACCTGGTTCTCGTCGGCGCTGTGGCCGTTCTCGACGCTCGGCTGGCCGGACAAGACGCCGGAACTCGCCCGCTATTTTCCGACCTCGGTGCTGATCACCGGCTTCGACATCATCTTCTTCTGGGTCGCCCGGATGATGATGATGTCGCTGCACTTCATGAAGACCGAGCCGTTCGAGACGGTCTACATCCATGCCCTCGTGCGCGACGAGAAGGGGCAGAAGATGTCGAAGTCGAAGGGCAACGTCATCGACCCGCTGTCGCTGGTCGAGGAGTTCGGCGCCGATGCGCTGCGCTTCACGCTGACGGCCATGGCGGCGCAGGGGCGCGACATCAAGCTGGCGACCAGCCGCGTCGGCGGCTACCGCAACTTCGCCACCAAGCTGTGGAACGCCGCCCGCTTCGCCGAGATGAACGGCTGCCGGCGGGTCGCCGGTTTCGATCCGAACGGTGTCACACATACGCTCAACCGCTGGATCGCGACCGAGACCGGACGCTGCGCGGAGGAAGTGACCGCGGCGCTGGAAAGCTACCGGTTCAACGACGCGGCAAACGTGGTCTACCGCTTCGTCTGGAACACCTATTGCGACTGGTTCCTGGAACTGGCCAAGCCCGTCTTCAACGGCTCGGACGAGGCGGTCAAGGCCGAGACCCGGGCGACTGCGGCCTGGGCGCTCGACGAGATCCTCAAGATCCTGCATCCGTTCATGCCGTTCCTGACCGAGGAACTGTGGGCGCGCCTCGGCGACGGCGCCGAGCTTCCCGGCGGCCGGCTGCTGATGCTGACGCCGTGGCCCACGGCGACCATGGCCGACGCGGCATCGGCGGACGAGATCAACTGGCTGGTCGAGCTGATCTCGGAAATCCGCTCGGTGCGGGCAGAGATGAACGTTCCGGCCGGCGCGCAGGTGCCGATCGTCATCGTCGGTGCCGGCGAGACGACGCTGTCGCGCATCCGGACCCACGAGGCGGCCATCCTGCGTCTCGCCCGAGCCGATAGCATCGCCCTTGCCGACGTCCTGCCCAAGGGGGCCGCGCAGATCATCATCGGCGATGCCACGGTCTGCCTGCCGCTGGAGGGCGTCATCGATCTCGATGCCGAGCGGGCACGGCTCGAAAAGGAGCTCGACAAGCTCGATGGCGAGATCGTACGGATCGAGAAGAAGCTCTCCAATCCGAGCTTCGTCGAGCGGGCGCCGGAAGAGGTGGTCGAGGGCGAAAGGGAGAAGCTGGCCGAATTCGCCGCCCGCAAGGAGCAGATGCGCGCGGCGTTGCAACGCCTGTCGGCGGCCGCATGA
- a CDS encoding DUF2155 domain-containing protein, protein MRHLNKTIARFGSRAAALSGLVALAAGIVTAGPAHADKIENPVAVFSGLDKITGRIISFDVYIGETVQFGALQVTPRVCYSRPQTETPQTDAFVQVDEITLNNEVRRIFSGWMFAASPGLHAVEHAVYDVWLTDCRMTSSVPPPEGYSGPPVAASVPEGEDGLAGPGAGSGIDMGVPGLPRPKPAF, encoded by the coding sequence ATGCGGCACTTGAACAAGACCATCGCCCGTTTCGGCAGCCGCGCCGCAGCGCTGAGCGGCCTTGTGGCCCTGGCGGCGGGGATCGTGACCGCAGGGCCGGCGCATGCCGACAAGATCGAGAATCCGGTCGCCGTGTTCTCCGGCCTCGACAAGATCACCGGCCGCATCATTTCCTTCGACGTCTACATCGGCGAGACGGTTCAGTTCGGTGCGCTGCAGGTGACGCCGCGGGTGTGCTATTCACGCCCGCAGACCGAGACGCCGCAGACCGACGCCTTCGTCCAGGTCGACGAGATCACGCTCAACAATGAGGTCCGGCGCATATTCTCCGGCTGGATGTTCGCGGCCAGCCCGGGCCTGCATGCGGTCGAACATGCCGTCTACGACGTCTGGTTGACCGATTGCAGGATGACCTCTTCCGTGCCGCCGCCTGAAGGCTACTCCGGACCGCCGGTCGCTGCGAGCGTGCCGGAAGGCGAGGACGGGCTGGCTGGCCCGGGCGCCGGATCCGGCATCGATATGGGCGTACCGGGTCTGCCGCGGCCCAAGCCGGCATTCTAG
- the aat gene encoding leucyl/phenylalanyl-tRNA--protein transferase translates to MAGQKDDIVLEITPQVLLKAYACGIFPMAESADDPGLFWIEPEQRGILPLDGFHLPKRLRRTVRADDFEIRIDTDFQAVVDGCAAPAPGRRKTWINRQIRRLYGELYDLGYCHTVEAWRDGRLVGGLYGVSLAGAFFGESMFTHERDASKVCLTHLVARLIAGGYTLLDTQFVTEHLSRFGTIEVPKAAYDRLLRDALKVEGDFHALRADASGADVLSVLDAWTASLADADSAS, encoded by the coding sequence ATGGCCGGTCAGAAGGATGACATCGTTCTGGAGATCACGCCGCAGGTGCTGCTTAAGGCCTATGCCTGCGGCATTTTCCCCATGGCTGAGTCCGCGGACGACCCGGGCCTGTTCTGGATCGAGCCGGAACAGCGCGGAATTCTGCCTCTCGACGGCTTCCACCTGCCGAAGCGCCTGCGCCGTACCGTCCGCGCGGACGACTTCGAGATCCGCATCGACACGGATTTCCAGGCCGTCGTCGACGGCTGCGCGGCGCCTGCGCCGGGACGGCGCAAGACCTGGATCAACCGGCAGATCCGCCGCCTCTACGGCGAGCTCTACGACCTCGGCTACTGCCATACGGTCGAGGCCTGGCGCGACGGCCGCCTCGTCGGCGGCCTCTACGGCGTCAGCCTTGCCGGCGCCTTCTTCGGTGAGAGCATGTTCACGCACGAACGCGACGCGTCGAAGGTGTGCCTGACCCATCTGGTCGCGCGCCTGATCGCCGGCGGCTACACGTTGCTCGACACCCAGTTCGTCACCGAGCACCTGAGCCGCTTCGGCACGATCGAGGTCCCCAAGGCCGCCTATGACCGCCTGCTGCGGGACGCCCTCAAGGTCGAGGGAGATTTCCACGCGCTGCGTGCCGACGCGAGCGGGGCCGACGTCCTGTCCGTCCTGGACGCCTGGACGGCGTCCCTGGCTGATGCCGACAGCGCATCCTGA
- the accC gene encoding acetyl-CoA carboxylase biotin carboxylase subunit has translation MFSKILIANRGEIALRVLRACKELGISTVAVHSTADADAMHVRLADESVCIGPPPARDSYLNIPQLLAACEITGADAVHPGYGFLSENARFAEILEAHGITFIGPTSEHIRIMGDKIEAKQTAKRLGIPVVPGSDGAVTPKDDAHAIAREIGYPVLVKAAAGGGGRGMKVAMTEAHLDNALSTARSEAKAAFGDDALYMEKYLARPRHIEIQVLGDGQGNAIHLGERDCSLQRRHQKVLEEAPSPALNASQRMEIGEIVADAMRKLKYRGAGTVEFLYEDGEFYFIEMNTRLQVEHPVTEMITGIDLVNEQIRIAAGGTLSLRQEDVLFEGHAIECRINAENPRTFAPSPGQITYYHPPGGLGVRVDSGVYQGYRIPPYYDSLIGKLIVHGRNRVECMMRLRRCLDEFVVDGIQSTVPLFRDLVDNQDIANGQYDIHWLEKYLSGHGS, from the coding sequence ATGTTCTCCAAGATCCTGATCGCAAATCGGGGCGAGATCGCCCTCCGGGTCCTCAGGGCCTGCAAGGAGCTGGGCATCTCGACGGTCGCGGTGCATTCCACGGCCGACGCCGACGCGATGCACGTTCGCCTCGCCGACGAGAGCGTGTGCATCGGACCGCCGCCGGCGCGCGACAGCTATCTCAACATTCCCCAGCTTCTGGCCGCCTGCGAAATCACCGGCGCCGATGCCGTCCACCCTGGCTACGGCTTCCTGTCCGAAAACGCCCGCTTCGCGGAGATCCTCGAGGCCCACGGCATCACCTTCATCGGCCCGACGTCCGAGCACATCCGCATCATGGGCGACAAGATCGAGGCCAAGCAGACCGCCAAGCGCCTTGGTATTCCGGTCGTCCCGGGGTCCGACGGCGCCGTCACGCCGAAGGACGACGCCCATGCGATCGCCCGCGAGATCGGCTACCCTGTGCTGGTCAAGGCCGCTGCCGGCGGCGGCGGTCGCGGCATGAAGGTGGCCATGACCGAGGCCCATCTCGACAACGCCCTGTCAACGGCGCGGTCCGAAGCCAAGGCGGCGTTCGGCGACGATGCCCTGTACATGGAAAAATACCTCGCCAGGCCGCGCCACATCGAGATCCAGGTGCTCGGCGACGGCCAGGGCAACGCCATTCATCTCGGCGAGCGCGACTGTTCGCTGCAGCGCCGGCACCAGAAGGTACTCGAGGAAGCCCCCTCGCCGGCGCTCAACGCCAGCCAGCGGATGGAAATCGGCGAGATCGTCGCCGACGCGATGCGCAAGCTGAAGTACCGCGGTGCCGGCACGGTCGAGTTCCTCTACGAGGACGGCGAGTTCTATTTCATCGAGATGAACACGCGCCTGCAGGTCGAGCATCCGGTCACCGAGATGATCACCGGCATCGACCTCGTCAACGAACAGATCCGCATTGCCGCCGGCGGCACGCTATCGCTGCGCCAGGAGGACGTGCTGTTCGAGGGCCACGCCATCGAATGCCGCATCAACGCCGAGAACCCGCGCACCTTCGCCCCATCGCCCGGCCAGATCACCTACTATCATCCGCCCGGCGGGCTCGGCGTTCGGGTCGATTCCGGCGTCTATCAGGGCTACCGCATCCCGCCCTATTACGATAGCCTGATCGGCAAGCTGATTGTCCACGGACGCAACCGCGTCGAGTGCATGATGCGGCTCAGGCGCTGCCTGGACGAGTTCGTCGTCGACGGCATCCAGTCGACCGTGCCGCTGTTCCGCGACCTCGTCGACAACCAGGACATCGCCAACGGCCAGTACGATATTCATTGGCTCGAGAAGTACCTGTCCGGGCACGGAAGCTGA
- the accB gene encoding acetyl-CoA carboxylase biotin carboxyl carrier protein has protein sequence MSKENKTFDKELIRELALLLDETNLSEIELEQKDFRVRVARQLTVEAAVAAPAAPAAVVPAAAAVVAATAADPSSHPGVVTSPMVGTAYLAPEPGARVFVEVGDRVSEGQTILIVEAMKTMNQIPAPRSGTVKQILVEDAQPVEYGEPLFIVE, from the coding sequence ATGTCCAAAGAAAACAAGACGTTTGACAAAGAACTGATCCGAGAACTCGCCCTCCTGCTGGACGAGACCAATCTCTCGGAGATCGAGCTGGAGCAGAAGGACTTCCGGGTCCGCGTCGCCCGCCAGCTGACCGTCGAGGCCGCCGTCGCCGCGCCGGCCGCTCCCGCCGCCGTGGTGCCGGCTGCCGCCGCAGTGGTCGCCGCGACCGCCGCCGATCCGTCCAGCCATCCGGGCGTCGTCACGTCGCCGATGGTCGGCACCGCCTACCTGGCTCCCGAGCCCGGCGCCCGCGTCTTCGTCGAGGTAGGCGACCGGGTCAGCGAAGGCCAGACGATCCTGATCGTCGAAGCCATGAAGACGATGAACCAGATCCCGGCGCCGCGCAGTGGCACCGTCAAGCAGATCCTCGTCGAGGACGCCCAGCCGGTCGAATACGGCGAGCCGCTGTTCATCGTCGAATAA